The following proteins come from a genomic window of Bacteroidales bacterium:
- a CDS encoding twin-arginine translocase TatA/TatE family subunit, with product MLAFFNISGGELFIIVLVIFLIFGPDKIPEIARWMGKGINQIKRATSEIRDEIDRETGDIRKTTQNIKQELNEEFRQLNPDVNPEKFKKTPSVATEKEEINETYTDPYNLDQVPDKPDKKIDNSIV from the coding sequence ATCTTAGCATTTTTCAATATCAGCGGTGGGGAATTGTTTATCATTGTCCTGGTGATTTTCCTCATTTTTGGACCGGACAAAATTCCTGAGATCGCCAGGTGGATGGGTAAAGGGATCAATCAAATCAAGCGTGCCACCAGCGAAATCAGAGACGAAATCGATCGCGAAACCGGGGACATCAGAAAAACAACCCAAAACATTAAACAGGAACTGAATGAGGAGTTCCGGCAATTAAATCCTGACGTTAATCCGGAAAAGTTTAAAAAAACGCCATCAGTTGCAACTGAAAAGGAAGAAATAAATGAAACGTACACCGACCCATACAATTTAGACCAGGTTCCGGACAAGCCTGATAAAAAAATTGATAACAGCATTGTGTAA